The DNA segment GGTCTGAATTGCGGTTACTGAGAGCCGCGGCTCGTTCTTGACATAGTCGTTCATCCGCCGCACTCCCTGTGTCATCGGAGAGTTGCTGTCATGATTGATGACGTCACCATCGCGAATCACATTGTCCACGATAATCAGCGTGCCCGGATGCGACATTTCCAGCGCGTGTTTCACATAATGCGCGTTGTTTTCCTTGTCTGCATCAATGAAGATGAAATCAAAGACATGGCCTTCGCTTTTTAGTACCGGAAGAGTTTCCAGCGCCGCACCCAGACGCAATTCAATTTTGTCTGCCAACCCGGACTGCGTGAAGGCCTTGGTGGCGACGTTTGCGTGGACCTCGTCGATTTCCAATGTAATCAGCTTGCCGTCGTGCGGAAGCGCGCGCGCAAGCAGAATCGCACTGTAACCGCCGAGCGTGCCGATTTCCAGCACTTTTTTGGCCTTCATGGCGCTGGCGATAATTTGCAGCAGCTTGCCTTCGAGCGACGAGATTTGAATTGCGGGCAGACCGCGAGTCTCCTGCTCTCTTATCACCCAGTCAAGCACAGGGTCGTGCTCGATGAAGAGATTATTGAGATAGGTATCAACTGAATCCCACAGATGCTGCATACTATTCCTTCACCCGCCCTAAGCGAAATTGATTGCGCTGAATCTCCAGACCTGCATTCTCATACAACACCTTCTTTGTCAGCACGACCGAGTCCTGTGACAGCAATCCGGGTGTGGACATGAACAGCACGTGCGTGAGCTGAGCATTCTTGTTGTCATCCTGTCCCGGCCCTTGAAAGACAATCGTCATTCCATTGGCAGTTGACTTTTTGTCATACAGCATCCACGCTCTGCCGTCCATCATCACACGCTTGCCGCCATGTGAAGGCCCGAGTAATCCGGTGTCTTCAATCTCCTCGCCATTCGGCTCGACAAAGGTCGTTCTGGTGACGAATCCGCTGTCTGAGTCCGTCACGTCCATTCGCACTTCAAGCTGTACTCGTGATGAATCATCAGCGTAATCCAAATAGGTCAACGTTCCCGACCATTTGCCAATCAAGGGTGAAAAGTCCGATTGTGAGACGGTTTTGAACTCCGTTTGGGCAAGGGCGAGGGTGGTGTATATAAGCGTAAGAGTTACAGCAAACGATTTAAAGAATCGCATGACATTATTCAAGATGAATTTGCATTAGACCAATAAACAAACGGGATCGGCAACTTCTTGACCTGAGTCTTCCAGACAAAGTTCAATCACTTCTCATATATTTTCGCGAAGCTTGTCAAGTGTGGTAGCTTGTGTATGTGCGCCTGACGTACCAATCACAGAGCCAACGAACATTTTGCTTTCGGCGTCGTACTCGACTATGGCAGAGAAGATCTTGTTTTGACCGTTTGTTGCCATAGTGAGAACATCCTTTTGGGCTATTTGGAGGCGCCGATAGGTGTATAAGAGATTTTCGTATTCTTTTTTGGGTAATTGCGCGGTAACTTCTTTGCCCGATAAGAGGGGAATTCCAGTTCTCCAACAGCCAGCTTCACTTCAATATGTGTCAGCGTGTCTGGCTTGATTTGAATCGGTATCGAGAGGCCGTGATAACCAATCGAAGAAATGCGGAGCGAGTCAGCTCCGGGGGTTAGACTGTCGAAGCGACAGGTACCTTCGCTATCCCACATAGTAGTTCTTCCAATCGCATTTCCAACTAATTCAATATTAGCACCGGGTACAGGTGTGTTCTCCTTTTTATCCAGAACTTGCACTTCGACGGCGCCTAACTGCGCAAGGACTATCGCCGACGGTGCGAATATGAAGAGAAGTCTCATCGTAAATCACCTAATTCCACGGTTTCAACTACTTCGGTGATGCGATGCCGTGCGCCTTCTATTAACTTACCTTCCACTTTGCGCCAAACATCGCCAAGCGCCGCGAGCAGGGCCTCCGCTTCATGTTTTTCGGCGAATTCCAATTCAATGACTACGAAATTGGGGACTGATGCATCGCGCAGAATTCTGTATCTGCGGACACCCATTTTCTTGCGTCCGACAGGGTCGCTGTCAAAAACTCGTTTCCATCCTTCGAAACTGTGAACTGGGTGTTCGATTTGCAGGATGAACATTTTGCTCCAACTATAGTGAGTTCGTACTGTGCCCAGTCTAAACCAACATCCTTCTCACGTCTTCAAATCTTTTTTTCGCGCGGCCGGGAAGAGAACGTTATTCAGAATCAAGCGATAGCCGGGAGAATTCTTGTGTAATGCCAGTTGAGTGGGCGGGTCGCCGACCTGATGGCGGTAGTCTTCGGGGTCATGGCCGCCATAGAAAGTCCAGAACCCTTCGCCGAATTTGCCGTGAATATATTTGATTTCGTCCGTGCCTTCGCGCTGAGCCAAGATGGTTACGCTTGGCTTGAGATATTCCTTGTGAAATGCCGTGGTTTGACCCAGAAAACCCTTCACGACATTCGTGTGGCACTGCGTGAGCATCGTCGGAATTGGATCAAACTTCGCCGAGAAATCAAATAACGTGAAATAATCTCCCTCGCCGCCCTGCGCGAGCATGCCCGAAGTCGGACTCACATCAATTGACGAGAATTCATACACCATCGGATCGGTGATGAGATTATAATTCTGAAACGCGAGCGCGTTGCCGTATTCCATCTTACTGGCAAAATTCGGGTCAATGCCGTCGCCATCGAACACGTTGGCACAGATGTCGGTCGACTGCGCAGCCAGAGCGATATCGTAGCTGTCCGTCGCGCTGCACATCGCGAACAAAAATCCGCCGCGGCCCATGTAGGCCTTCAGCGTACGCGCAACGGCGAGTTTCATTTCCGATACTTTGGTGAAGCCGAGTGCCTTGGCCGAGGCCTCCTCCTGTTGCACCTGCCGCTGATACCAATCGGCGTTGCGGTACATCGAGTAGAATTTGCCATATTGCCCCGTGAAATCTTCATGATGCAAGTGAACCCACTCGTATTTCGAGAGCTTGCCTTCGAGGACATCCGCGTCATAAATAATCTCGTAGGGAATCTCGGCATAGGTAAGCGCGAGGTTCACCGCGTCGTCCCACGGGCCTTCGCGCACTTCATCCGGAGCGTAAATGGCGACTTTGGTGGCCTTTTCCAGCAGCACGACTTCCATGTTATTGTTCTCGATTTCGAGATAGATGTCGCCCGCGCTGCCGGCATCCTCCGCCCGGACACCGCGCAGTCTGCATTCATTGGCGATTTCATCATACGTGTCCAGCATGAAACTGCCGCCGCGATAATTCAAAAGCCACTCGACCTTGATTCCCTTCTCAAGCGCGTCATATGCGACACCATAGGCTTTCAAGTGGTCGGTCTGTGAAAGATCCATCGGAATCAGGAGTTTCTGCGCAAACGCGGGAAGTGCAATGAGAATGAGCGTGAGTAGGAATGAGAGTCTTTTCATCGAGAAGTCATGTGAAGGAGGCAAGCGCTGCGGATGCCGCCGCGGTAACTCTAAGAATTGTTGTCTGAAGTCTGCTGCCGTTCCTGACGCTTTTCGCGCGCATGAATCAGCTCGCGCGGGATGGTGAGCATCAAGACATGCAAAACGAGACCGGTGGTGACGGCTATGAAGAGCTGCCTGAACCCGATTTCCCACGTCATAACATAGTAGTAAAACGTGTAAAGCGAGAGCGGCAGAAGCACCATGATGCTTGTAAACGTGCCCGGCGAATAGCGGGCGGAGGAAATGGAGAGCGCGATATGAAACCACGCATTCACAAACAGAATGCCCATCGCGGGCATCGTGTACCACGTATGATCCAGCCCAAGAAAGCCAACCAGAGCGAACACCGGCCAGCCGACGAAGATATTCAGTATCAGCGCGAATTTCGGCGATATCGGAGAGGTTTCGCTCCCGCTTCTGAATACTTCCTTGTTGAACCACGGCAGAAATCCGCCGGGAAAGACATACTCCTCAAACTGATGGAGCATCAGCGCCGGCAGCGCAGCCCAAAACACCCATTGCGGATGGTGGTAAATCCATTCAAGTATTTCGGCCAGATAAGGTTCTTTCTATGCTAAAGGTGCTTTAGGATACCTTGTTGGCAAGCACTCGCGCTTTGCGGCGGGCCTGCTCAAGGTAGAGTGAACGGGGATATTCGACAAGATACTCCTGCAGCAATTTCAGGGCTAAGTCTTCCTGCTGCAGGTCCTCCAGCGTGATGACCGCAATCAGATACTTTGCGCGCGGGAGATCAACGGATTCGGAATGGCTTTCGACGAATGTATTCAAAGCTGCGATGGCCTCATTCGGCTTGCCTGCTTCGCGCAGAGATTCAGCTTCCTTCAACCGACTCCATTCCGCCAAGCGTCCGTATTTCAAACCGGAGGCCGCCTCACCGTATTTTTGCGCGGAGAGTTCGTAATTCTGCCGGAACTCCGCATAATCCGCGTCGGCAAATGCGCGCAATGCGCCATGGAAACCGCCGCCTGACAGCAGCGCTTGATACAGAATCGCATCGTTAAATGTTGTGTTCTGCGTGCTGCCCTTTAGTATTGAATCCAGTGCCGCTTCGGCAAGGGCAGTCGAGTCACGCCAAATATTTGCGCGGGCAATGCGCATAAGAACCTGTGCGGACTCA comes from the bacterium genome and includes:
- a CDS encoding O-methyltransferase, which gives rise to MQHLWDSVDTYLNNLFIEHDPVLDWVIREQETRGLPAIQISSLEGKLLQIIASAMKAKKVLEIGTLGGYSAILLARALPHDGKLITLEIDEVHANVATKAFTQSGLADKIELRLGAALETLPVLKSEGHVFDFIFIDADKENNAHYVKHALEMSHPGTLIIVDNVIRDGDVINHDSNSPMTQGVRRMNDYVKNEPRLSVTAIQTVGSKGYDGMSFMLVKG
- a CDS encoding carboxypeptidase regulatory-like domain-containing protein — translated: MRLLFIFAPSAIVLAQLGAVEVQVLDKKENTPVPGANIELVGNAIGRTTMWDSEGTCRFDSLTPGADSLRISSIGYHGLSIPIQIKPDTLTHIEVKLAVGELEFPSYRAKKLPRNYPKKNTKISYTPIGASK
- a CDS encoding asparagine synthetase B, giving the protein MKRLSFLLTLILIALPAFAQKLLIPMDLSQTDHLKAYGVAYDALEKGIKVEWLLNYRGGSFMLDTYDEIANECRLRGVRAEDAGSAGDIYLEIENNNMEVVLLEKATKVAIYAPDEVREGPWDDAVNLALTYAEIPYEIIYDADVLEGKLSKYEWVHLHHEDFTGQYGKFYSMYRNADWYQRQVQQEEASAKALGFTKVSEMKLAVARTLKAYMGRGGFLFAMCSATDSYDIALAAQSTDICANVFDGDGIDPNFASKMEYGNALAFQNYNLITDPMVYEFSSIDVSPTSGMLAQGGEGDYFTLFDFSAKFDPIPTMLTQCHTNVVKGFLGQTTAFHKEYLKPSVTILAQREGTDEIKYIHGKFGEGFWTFYGGHDPEDYRHQVGDPPTQLALHKNSPGYRLILNNVLFPAARKKDLKT
- a CDS encoding HXXEE domain-containing protein encodes the protein MFWAALPALMLHQFEEYVFPGGFLPWFNKEVFRSGSETSPISPKFALILNIFVGWPVFALVGFLGLDHTWYTMPAMGILFVNAWFHIALSISSARYSPGTFTSIMVLLPLSLYTFYYYVMTWEIGFRQLFIAVTTGLVLHVLMLTIPRELIHAREKRQERQQTSDNNS